The Candidatus Planktophila sp. genome contains the following window.
TCCAATGTCATTTACTGCAATTACTGGTGTTGTAGACAAGTGTGCTCCGTAGGGATAGATGAATAGAAGTTCCCGCATTCGCGGCTGGAGGGCAAGGCTACGGTTTGCCTGTACTTAAGGGCAAATCCTCCCCGGGAATCTCGCTCTTTAGTTAGACTTGTCATCATTATGAATCGATACCGCCAATTATTTGCCATGCCCAATGTGTGGGTTCTGGTTTTGGCTGCCTTTCCTGCGCGCGTTGCCTACGGAATGGTCGGTTTAGCGCTGTTTTTTAAAGCCGAGCAGGAGACGGGATCGATTGCATTAGCAGGTCTGGTTATAGGAGCAAACTCGTTAGCGGGCTCATTTACCGCGGGAGTTCGTGGATCGATAATCGATAAATACGGACAAAAGTGGCCGCTTAGAGTCCTCGTACCCGGGTATGCATCGATGATGGTATTGGTCAATATCTCCCATTCAGCAACCTTCATTCTCGTAATGGCAACCATTATGGGTTTAACCGCACCACCAATAAATTTATCTGTGCGCCCTCTCTGGAAAACAATAGTTCCTGGAGATTTTCTTCGTACCGCTTATGCAGTTGATACATCGGTGATGAACACAGCTGGAGTTATTGGTCCAGTCATTGCGACATCTTTGGCTTTATCTAAATTTCCAGGAAGTCCGTTAGTCACTGCTGCGATTCTCATGGCGCTAGGCGGCGGTGCTTTAGCAATTGCACCGGTTTCAAGAGATTGGAAACCGGAAAAGAAAGAGCGTGGCGCACAATCTCTTTGGCGTAGC
Protein-coding sequences here:
- a CDS encoding MFS transporter; translated protein: MNRYRQLFAMPNVWVLVLAAFPARVAYGMVGLALFFKAEQETGSIALAGLVIGANSLAGSFTAGVRGSIIDKYGQKWPLRVLVPGYASMMVLVNISHSATFILVMATIMGLTAPPINLSVRPLWKTIVPGDFLRTAYAVDTSVMNTAGVIGPVIATSLALSKFPGSPLVTAAILMALGGGALAIAPVSRDWKPEKKERGAQSLWRSPALRLMMLEGSFIGFGWGLFDVAVPAFATIENVAHRTAWVFAAMGISSIIGGLIAGLLSKRTSSLSALRKTYFIWFLVAIPMAFTYPGWSMAIAGAFLGFVGGAIQVFYWEVMEAVRPKGSAVSYMAWLWTVEGSVMSLGAAVGGILSERISPQFCLALTAVSIGLGSLILTIGKERLIAADRIPSDEEDLKAMEGNSPITT